The following are from one region of the Mesorhizobium sp. B4-1-4 genome:
- a CDS encoding GntR family transcriptional regulator: MDLDPSTLNRALPLRDQIYQKIRNLIVVGQMKPGEVINEVAIAEALGVSRTPVREAVKRISDEGLVKILAQTGTYVAPISRADLEEAYVIRRALEMESARRAAVKLTPAAAELLEDNMAAHKLAISRGRYATAIQLDDVFHRTIAEICGLPMIWRAVDISKAQMDRGRYLAIPKPGYGEQTIEQHEAILDALKRHDAEGAAQAMEHHLETSFRNTLEVAAELLG; this comes from the coding sequence ATGGACCTGGACCCTTCGACGCTCAATCGGGCTCTGCCGCTCCGCGATCAGATCTATCAGAAGATCCGCAACCTGATCGTCGTCGGACAGATGAAGCCCGGGGAGGTGATCAATGAGGTGGCGATCGCCGAGGCCCTCGGAGTCTCACGCACGCCGGTGCGGGAAGCCGTCAAGCGCATCAGCGACGAGGGCCTCGTCAAGATCCTGGCACAGACGGGCACCTATGTCGCGCCGATCAGCCGCGCCGACCTGGAAGAGGCCTATGTCATCCGCCGGGCGCTGGAGATGGAAAGCGCCAGGCGCGCGGCGGTGAAGCTCACGCCGGCAGCCGCCGAACTGCTGGAGGACAATATGGCGGCGCACAAGCTCGCAATATCGCGCGGCCGCTACGCCACCGCGATCCAGCTCGACGACGTCTTTCACCGCACCATCGCCGAGATCTGCGGCCTGCCGATGATCTGGCGGGCCGTCGACATCTCCAAGGCGCAGATGGACCGCGGCCGCTATCTCGCCATTCCCAAACCCGGCTATGGCGAACAGACGATCGAGCAGCACGAAGCCATTCTCGACGCGCTGAAACGACATGATGCCGAGGGCGCGGCGCAGGCAATGGAACACCATCTGGAGACGTCGTTTCGCAACACGCTCGAAGTCGCCGCCGAGCTTCTCGGCTGA
- a CDS encoding sarcosine oxidase subunit alpha family protein, whose amino-acid sequence MTASRLTTGGSAIDRSRPIRFSFDGRTVDGFAGDTIASALLANDVAVVGRSFKYHRPRGIWGAGVEEPNALVDVGGPRATPNTRATTEPARDGLVAKSVNATPSALADRNAFLDRCSRFIPAAFYYKTFMWPDWHMFEPRIRAMAGLGEVDKGWTSPGSADQINHHCDVLVVGAGPAGLAAAKLAAGAGLSVTLVDDQQKPGGSLGHRAGEIDGKPAAIWIDGTIAELAAGGHLILPATTAFGIYDHNLVGLNQRHFDGRRDTLWRVRPRRIVLATGAIERPLPFANNDLPGILSADAALAYLRRHAVLAGRRIVVATNNDSAYEVAEASSEAGAEVTLVDIRRDGMPATKVRLVKGRSLAAADGKLRIEGVTLDDGTRLDADCVLVSGGWTPTIHLFGQAKGKLAWSEARAAFLPDDPVDGISVAGAAAGAVSLSEVFAGSQNAVASLGQTKAEMPRSTGPEATGGIVAAWPVPGSKGRIWIDYQNDVTVKDVELAARENFVSVEHLKRYTTLGMATDQGKTSNLPGLALMAGITGRTVPEVGTTTYRPPFTPVPLASFAGARGGELMAPVRRLPLENIHRADGAVFQEYGGWLRPAHYGGRDADADRAIQDEALRARQSVALFDGSTLGKIEVIGPKAAEFVDFLYYNTMSTLKPGRCRYGFMLSENGVVFDDGVLVRLDEHRFVVSCSSSHVTAVHARLEEWRQDRFGRGAVYIHNATAEMATLTVSGPNARKLLETLGLGLSLDDADLPHMAIGHGSYGGDEVRIARVSFTGDRSYEISIRADRAETLWTRLREAGQPFDAAIIGLEALMILRAEKGFIVIGKDTDGTTLPHDLGSEGPRAKRQTEFVGRCSLFTDEASRDNRLQLVGLTVPQGDAPLPTGAHGVKRSGGRLRSQGFVTSSYQSPTLGRPVALGLIERGAARHGETIEIQHLGKVSTATIAAPCAFDQAGDRLHA is encoded by the coding sequence GTGACCGCCTCGCGTCTCACCACCGGCGGCAGCGCCATCGACCGGTCGCGCCCGATCCGATTCAGCTTCGACGGCAGAACCGTCGACGGTTTTGCCGGCGACACCATCGCCTCGGCGCTACTGGCCAACGACGTCGCGGTTGTCGGCCGCTCCTTCAAATACCACCGGCCGCGCGGCATCTGGGGCGCCGGGGTCGAGGAGCCGAACGCGCTGGTCGATGTCGGCGGCCCACGTGCGACGCCGAACACGCGTGCCACGACCGAGCCGGCGCGCGACGGGCTGGTGGCAAAAAGCGTCAACGCGACGCCCAGTGCGCTCGCCGACCGCAACGCCTTCCTCGACCGCTGCTCGCGCTTCATTCCAGCGGCGTTCTACTACAAGACCTTCATGTGGCCGGACTGGCACATGTTCGAGCCGCGCATCCGCGCCATGGCTGGGCTGGGCGAAGTGGACAAGGGCTGGACCTCGCCGGGCTCGGCCGACCAGATCAACCATCATTGCGACGTTCTGGTGGTGGGCGCGGGACCGGCTGGACTGGCGGCGGCGAAGCTGGCGGCTGGCGCCGGCCTCTCCGTCACACTGGTCGACGACCAGCAGAAGCCGGGCGGATCGCTCGGCCACCGCGCCGGCGAGATTGACGGCAAGCCGGCTGCCATCTGGATCGACGGGACGATTGCCGAGCTTGCCGCCGGCGGCCACCTGATCCTGCCTGCAACCACCGCCTTCGGCATCTACGACCACAATCTGGTCGGGCTGAACCAGCGTCATTTCGACGGCCGGCGCGACACGCTGTGGCGGGTCCGGCCGCGCCGGATCGTGCTGGCGACCGGCGCCATCGAGCGGCCGCTGCCCTTCGCCAACAACGACCTGCCAGGCATCCTGTCGGCGGATGCGGCGCTCGCCTATCTCAGGCGCCATGCCGTGCTGGCCGGCAGGCGCATCGTCGTCGCCACCAACAATGACAGCGCCTATGAAGTGGCGGAGGCGTCCTCCGAGGCCGGCGCCGAAGTCACGCTGGTCGACATCAGGCGTGACGGCATGCCAGCCACCAAGGTGCGGCTGGTCAAGGGGCGATCGCTTGCCGCCGCCGACGGCAAGCTGCGCATCGAGGGCGTGACGCTGGACGACGGCACCAGGCTCGACGCCGACTGCGTGCTGGTGTCGGGCGGCTGGACGCCGACGATTCATCTGTTCGGCCAGGCCAAGGGCAAGCTTGCCTGGAGCGAGGCGCGTGCCGCCTTCCTGCCGGACGATCCGGTCGATGGCATTTCCGTCGCCGGCGCCGCGGCCGGCGCGGTTTCGCTGTCGGAGGTGTTCGCAGGCTCGCAGAACGCCGTTGCATCGCTCGGCCAGACGAAGGCCGAGATGCCGCGCAGCACCGGACCGGAGGCGACAGGCGGGATCGTCGCCGCCTGGCCGGTGCCCGGCTCGAAGGGGCGCATCTGGATCGACTACCAGAACGATGTGACAGTGAAGGACGTCGAGCTGGCGGCGCGCGAAAACTTTGTCTCGGTCGAACATCTGAAGCGCTACACAACGCTCGGCATGGCGACCGACCAGGGCAAGACCTCCAACTTGCCCGGCCTGGCGCTGATGGCAGGCATCACCGGTCGCACGGTGCCGGAGGTCGGCACCACCACCTACCGTCCGCCCTTCACGCCGGTGCCGCTGGCGAGCTTCGCCGGTGCGCGCGGGGGCGAGTTGATGGCGCCGGTGCGTCGGCTGCCGCTGGAAAACATCCATCGCGCCGATGGCGCCGTGTTCCAGGAATATGGCGGCTGGCTGCGACCTGCCCACTATGGCGGTCGCGATGCCGATGCGGATCGCGCCATCCAGGACGAGGCGCTGCGCGCCCGCCAGTCGGTCGCGCTGTTCGACGGTTCGACGCTCGGCAAGATCGAGGTGATCGGCCCGAAGGCGGCCGAATTCGTCGATTTCCTCTACTACAACACGATGTCGACGCTGAAACCGGGCCGCTGCCGCTATGGCTTCATGCTGTCGGAGAACGGCGTGGTGTTCGATGACGGCGTGCTGGTGCGGCTGGACGAGCATCGCTTCGTCGTGTCGTGCTCGTCCTCGCATGTCACCGCGGTGCATGCGCGGCTGGAGGAATGGCGCCAGGACCGCTTTGGCCGCGGCGCCGTCTATATCCACAATGCCACCGCCGAAATGGCAACGCTGACCGTCTCCGGGCCGAACGCCCGGAAGCTGCTCGAAACGTTGGGCCTTGGCCTCTCGCTCGACGATGCAGACCTGCCGCATATGGCGATAGGCCATGGCAGCTATGGCGGCGACGAGGTCCGCATCGCGCGCGTCAGCTTTACCGGCGACAGGAGCTATGAAATCTCGATCCGCGCGGACCGCGCCGAGACCCTATGGACCCGTCTGCGCGAAGCTGGCCAGCCGTTCGATGCCGCCATCATCGGCCTCGAAGCGCTGATGATCCTGCGTGCGGAGAAAGGCTTCATCGTCATCGGCAAGGACACTGACGGGACCACACTGCCGCATGATCTCGGCAGCGAAGGGCCGCGCGCCAAACGGCAGACCGAATTTGTCGGCCGCTGCTCGCTGTTCACCGACGAGGCTTCACGCGACAACCGGCTGCAGCTTGTCGGCCTGACGGTGCCGCAAGGCGATGCGCCGCTGCCAACCGGCGCGCACGGCGTCAAGCGCAGCGGCGGCAGGCTGCGCAGCCAGGGTTTTGTCACCTCCAGCTACCAGAGCCCGACGCTTGGCCGGCCGGTCGCGCTTGGCCTGATCGAGCGCGGCGCGGCGCGGCACGGGGAGACGATCGAAATCCAGCATCTCGGCAAGGTCAGCACGGCGACCATTGCCGCCCCTTGCGCTTTCGACCAGGCAGGAGACCGGCTGCATGCGTGA
- a CDS encoding sarcosine oxidase subunit delta, giving the protein MQLFPCPFCGPRDETEFHFGGDAGNVRPDGADLPIERWANYLYLRSNPKGAAREIWVHVTCGEFFVMERDTVTHEVLSSTALGGEHAA; this is encoded by the coding sequence ATGCAGCTCTTCCCTTGCCCGTTCTGCGGTCCGCGCGACGAGACGGAATTCCACTTTGGCGGCGATGCCGGCAATGTCCGGCCTGACGGGGCCGATCTGCCGATCGAGCGCTGGGCAAACTATCTCTATCTCAGGAGCAACCCGAAGGGTGCGGCGCGCGAAATCTGGGTGCACGTGACTTGCGGCGAGTTCTTCGTCATGGAACGTGACACGGTCACGCACGAGGTGCTGTCCTCGACCGCTCTTGGCGGGGAGCACGCGGCGTGA
- a CDS encoding sarcosine oxidase subunit beta, whose protein sequence is MTRRYSALSLFKEGLAGQTGWKQAWRSPEPKPSYDAIVIGGGGHGLATAYYLAKNHGIARVAVLEKGWIGGGNTGRNTTVVRSNYYYPESVELYGLAHRLYEGLSKDLNYNVMLSRRGMVNLCHSTVEMEMGARTVNAMQINGIDAELFSPEDVRRVAPIYNFSPDARFPVFGGIWQRRAGTARHDAVAWGYARAASRLGVDIIQNCEISDFIIEGGRCRGVRTTRGTIRAERIGMAVAGHSSVLAAKAGFRLPINSYALQACVSEPVKPILDTVVLSPGTGVYVSQSDKGEIVIGGGLDRIPSYAQRGNLPTLETVVAGLLEMFPIFGQLKLMRQWAGIVDVVPDSSPIIGESPLPNLFLNCGWGTGGFKAIPAGGTLLANLLATGRHNDISRPFDLDRFASGRLIDEAAGSGIAH, encoded by the coding sequence ATGACCAGACGCTATTCCGCTCTGTCGCTGTTCAAGGAAGGCCTGGCCGGCCAGACCGGCTGGAAGCAGGCGTGGCGCTCGCCCGAGCCGAAGCCGTCCTACGACGCGATCGTCATCGGCGGCGGCGGCCATGGGCTGGCGACAGCCTACTATTTGGCCAAGAACCACGGCATCGCCAGGGTGGCGGTCCTTGAAAAAGGCTGGATCGGCGGCGGCAACACCGGCCGCAACACCACAGTGGTGCGCTCCAACTATTATTACCCGGAGAGCGTCGAACTCTACGGGCTGGCGCACAGGCTCTACGAAGGCCTGTCGAAGGATTTGAACTACAACGTCATGCTGTCGCGGCGCGGCATGGTCAATCTCTGCCACTCGACAGTCGAAATGGAGATGGGCGCGCGCACCGTCAATGCCATGCAGATCAACGGCATCGATGCGGAGCTGTTTTCGCCCGAGGATGTACGGCGCGTGGCGCCGATCTACAATTTCTCACCGGACGCGCGCTTTCCGGTGTTCGGCGGCATCTGGCAGCGCCGCGCCGGAACGGCGCGCCACGACGCGGTCGCCTGGGGTTATGCGCGGGCGGCGAGCCGGCTCGGCGTCGACATCATCCAGAATTGCGAAATCAGCGATTTCATCATCGAGGGTGGGCGCTGCCGTGGCGTCCGGACGACGCGTGGCACGATCCGCGCCGAGCGCATCGGCATGGCGGTGGCCGGCCATTCCTCGGTGCTGGCGGCCAAGGCCGGCTTCCGGCTGCCGATCAATTCCTACGCGCTGCAGGCCTGCGTTTCCGAGCCGGTGAAACCGATCCTCGACACGGTTGTGCTGTCGCCCGGCACCGGCGTCTATGTCAGCCAGTCGGACAAGGGCGAGATCGTCATTGGCGGCGGACTTGACCGCATCCCCTCCTATGCGCAGCGCGGCAATCTGCCGACGCTGGAAACCGTCGTTGCCGGCCTGTTGGAAATGTTCCCGATCTTCGGCCAGTTGAAGCTGATGCGGCAATGGGCGGGCATTGTCGACGTGGTGCCGGACTCCTCGCCGATCATCGGTGAATCGCCGCTGCCCAATCTATTCCTCAATTGCGGCTGGGGCACAGGCGGGTTCAAGGCCATTCCCGCCGGCGGCACGCTGCTGGCGAACCTGCTGGCAACGGGCAGGCACAACGACATCAGCCGTCCGTTCGACCTCGATCGCTTTGCCAGCGGGCGGCTGATCGATGAAGCGGCCGGCTCCGGCATCGCGCACTAA
- a CDS encoding glycine cleavage T C-terminal barrel domain-containing protein — MKSEAALKKNQAGARRTLVTLEIDAEDADASGYEPVWNKGKLAGFVTSGGYGHTVGKSLAMALVDRDAADADTQLTTHIVGIERDALRRLTILSQGDAGVTDRPVTSIEKTIQ; from the coding sequence ATGAAATCGGAGGCTGCCCTGAAAAAGAACCAGGCCGGCGCGAGGCGAACGCTGGTGACGCTCGAAATCGACGCCGAGGATGCGGATGCCAGCGGCTACGAGCCGGTCTGGAACAAGGGCAAGCTTGCCGGCTTCGTCACCTCCGGCGGCTACGGCCACACCGTCGGCAAGAGCCTCGCCATGGCGCTTGTCGACCGCGACGCGGCCGATGCCGATACGCAGTTGACAACCCACATCGTCGGCATCGAAAGAGATGCGCTTCGTCGCCTTACGATCCTCTCGCAAGGCGATGCGGGCGTGACCGATCGACCGGTGACGTCCATAGAGAAGACCATACAATGA
- a CDS encoding TetR/AcrR family transcriptional regulator, translating to MAAIETTIQRAGVTGNIKATRDDWLKLALETLISDGVERVRVQTLGQQLDVSRSSFYWYFKSRQDLLDQLLDYWRQTNTRFIVERAGRPSATVIRGVMSIFECWVDEKLFDPRLDFAIRAWARRSPATRRALDEADEERVNAIRDMFMRHGYEEEDAFVRARVLYFMQIGYYSLELDEPMSSRLTHVASYLRSFTGQEPTAEDVEDFSRYVEKTLSGKR from the coding sequence ATGGCAGCCATCGAAACGACGATTCAGCGCGCCGGCGTCACCGGTAACATCAAGGCCACTCGTGACGACTGGCTGAAGCTGGCGCTTGAAACGTTGATCTCGGATGGCGTCGAACGCGTCCGCGTGCAGACACTCGGGCAGCAGCTTGATGTCTCGCGCTCCAGCTTCTACTGGTATTTCAAGAGCCGGCAGGACCTGCTCGACCAATTGCTGGACTATTGGCGGCAGACCAACACCCGATTCATCGTCGAACGCGCCGGGCGGCCATCCGCCACCGTCATCCGCGGGGTGATGAGCATTTTCGAATGCTGGGTGGACGAAAAGCTGTTCGATCCCCGGCTCGATTTCGCGATCAGGGCCTGGGCGCGCCGCTCCCCCGCCACAAGGCGCGCGCTCGACGAGGCCGATGAAGAACGCGTCAATGCCATACGCGATATGTTCATGCGCCATGGCTATGAAGAAGAAGACGCGTTCGTGCGCGCCCGCGTGCTCTATTTCATGCAGATCGGCTATTACTCGCTCGAACTCGACGAGCCGATGAGCAGCCGCCTGACGCATGTCGCGTCCTATCTGCGCAGCTTCACCGGCCAGGAACCGACCGCCGAGGATGTCGAGGACTTTTCGCGTTATGTCGAGAAGACACTTTCCGGCAAACGGTAG
- a CDS encoding aldehyde dehydrogenase family protein, producing the protein MAQFRKNLIDGEWVGDAGSRNINPSDTGDVVGEYASADVEQTSQAIAAAKAAFPAWSRSGPLARHAVLKKASDEIMARKDEIGRNLAREEGKTLAEGIGETIRAAQIFDFFAGETLRLSGEMVPSVRPGVGVEITREAVGVVGIITPWNFPIAIPAWKIAPALAHGNTIVFKPAELVPESAWSIVDILHRAGLPRGVLNLVMGKGSVVGQAMLDSPDVNAITFTGSVGTGKRVAAASVEHMRKFQLEMGGKNPLVVLDDADLAVAVDCALNGAFFSTGQRCTASSRLIVTDSIHDRFVDALKERMDGLVVGDALDAQTQIGPVVDATQLKQDEDYIAIGVREGATLAFGGERLDRKTPGFYLRPALLTDATNAMRSSREEIFGPVASVIRVKDYDEALAVANDTPFGLTSGICTSSLKHATHFKRNSEAGMVMVNLPTAGVDFHVPFGGRKGSSYGPREQGRYAMEFYTMVKTAYTFAG; encoded by the coding sequence ATGGCTCAGTTTCGAAAGAACCTCATCGATGGCGAATGGGTCGGCGACGCCGGGTCCCGCAACATCAACCCCTCGGATACCGGCGATGTCGTCGGCGAATACGCCTCGGCGGACGTGGAACAGACGTCCCAGGCGATCGCGGCGGCCAAGGCAGCTTTTCCCGCATGGTCCCGCTCCGGCCCGCTGGCGCGCCATGCAGTGCTGAAGAAGGCGTCCGACGAGATCATGGCGCGCAAGGACGAGATAGGCCGCAACCTGGCGCGCGAGGAAGGCAAGACGCTGGCAGAAGGCATTGGCGAGACCATCCGCGCCGCCCAGATATTCGATTTCTTTGCCGGCGAAACATTGCGCCTCTCCGGAGAGATGGTGCCGAGCGTGCGGCCGGGTGTCGGCGTCGAGATCACGCGCGAGGCGGTCGGCGTGGTCGGCATCATCACGCCGTGGAATTTCCCCATCGCCATTCCGGCCTGGAAGATCGCTCCGGCGCTGGCCCATGGCAACACCATCGTCTTCAAGCCGGCCGAACTCGTGCCCGAGAGCGCCTGGTCCATCGTCGACATCCTGCATCGCGCCGGCCTGCCCAGGGGCGTGCTCAACCTCGTCATGGGCAAGGGCTCGGTGGTCGGCCAGGCGATGCTCGACAGCCCCGATGTCAACGCCATCACCTTCACCGGTTCGGTCGGCACCGGCAAGCGCGTCGCCGCGGCAAGCGTCGAGCACATGCGCAAGTTCCAGCTCGAAATGGGCGGCAAGAACCCGCTGGTGGTGCTGGACGATGCCGATCTTGCGGTTGCCGTCGACTGCGCGCTCAACGGCGCCTTCTTCTCGACCGGCCAGCGCTGCACGGCCTCGTCCAGGCTGATCGTGACCGATTCCATCCATGACCGTTTCGTCGATGCGCTGAAGGAGCGGATGGATGGACTGGTTGTCGGCGATGCGCTCGACGCGCAGACCCAGATCGGTCCGGTCGTCGACGCCACGCAGCTGAAGCAGGACGAGGATTATATCGCCATCGGCGTCAGGGAAGGCGCCACGCTCGCCTTCGGCGGCGAACGGCTCGACCGCAAGACGCCGGGTTTCTATCTGCGGCCGGCACTGCTAACCGACGCCACCAACGCCATGCGCAGCTCGCGCGAGGAGATTTTCGGGCCTGTCGCCAGCGTCATCAGGGTCAAGGACTATGACGAGGCGTTGGCAGTCGCCAACGACACGCCCTTCGGGCTGACCTCCGGCATCTGCACCTCGAGCCTCAAGCACGCCACCCACTTCAAGCGTAATTCGGAAGCCGGCATGGTGATGGTCAACCTGCCGACGGCGGGGGTAGACTTCCACGTTCCCTTCGGCGGCCGCAAGGGCTCGAGCTATGGTCCGCGCGAACAGGGCCGCTACGCGATGGAATTCTACACCATGGTGAAGACCGCCTATACCTTTGCAGGTTGA
- a CDS encoding DUF1349 domain-containing protein: MTLQDLNWLNPPPHHVIDGDAVSVRSGKETDFWRETFYGFWRHNGHFLYRPVEGDFTAEVTVKGDYKVLYDQAGLMIRLSETHWIKAGIEYTDGLAYFSVVVTNDASDWSLVAIPAGPNGVRIRLTRHGEAIRVQYLDVSDGNWKPVRLAYFPISKTVDVGMMCCSPQREGFEVTFSGFSVGPPISRELHD; the protein is encoded by the coding sequence ATGACATTGCAGGACCTGAATTGGCTCAACCCGCCGCCGCACCACGTCATCGACGGCGATGCCGTCAGCGTGCGCTCCGGCAAGGAGACCGACTTCTGGCGTGAGACCTTTTATGGGTTCTGGCGCCACAACGGCCACTTCCTGTATCGGCCGGTCGAGGGCGATTTCACCGCCGAGGTCACCGTCAAAGGCGATTACAAGGTGCTTTACGACCAGGCCGGACTGATGATCCGGCTGAGCGAGACGCACTGGATCAAGGCCGGCATCGAATACACCGACGGTCTCGCCTATTTCTCGGTTGTCGTCACCAACGACGCATCGGACTGGTCGCTGGTGGCCATTCCCGCCGGCCCGAATGGCGTCAGGATCCGCCTGACCCGCCATGGCGAAGCGATCCGCGTCCAGTATCTCGACGTTTCGGACGGCAACTGGAAGCCGGTGCGGCTCGCCTATTTCCCGATCTCGAAGACGGTCGATGTCGGCATGATGTGCTGTTCACCGCAGCGCGAGGGTTTCGAGGTGACATTCTCCGGATTTTCGGTCGGCCCGCCGATTTCTCGGGAATTACATGACTGA